One Fusarium poae strain DAOMC 252244 chromosome 4, whole genome shotgun sequence DNA window includes the following coding sequences:
- a CDS encoding hypothetical protein (MEROPS:MER0001367~BUSCO:23889at5125) — MSTPEILSIPSAEIISSRSHIVPGQLHVTEFFFKVPLDYTDTESGICTKLFARRVRKHDVPIFPSDDDDKDKKSKYEHGEAPKPYMVYLEGGPGFGNREPQDHPLTSHALSRGYQLLLLDHRGVGLSSPVSAEVLKQFSPDVKARAKFLGLMRQDNTVRDCEAVRKCLTSSWPASKQAWSIFGQSYGGFVSLSYLSMHPEGLREVFLTGGLAPVGKEPDAVYEATFRRVVERNEQYYEKFPEDIENVRQIAGFIESQGGKIPLPSGGVLTVPRLLTMGISFGGHGGFDSVHSTILTLKTSLDFFGFFTRASLAPLEGWTPFDTNIIYAILHEAIYCDGPGVVSRWSANSVGKSLEAFSWLNSDFSTASTSGPLYFSGEMIFPFHFETYPELQMLREEAELIANREDWPALYDQEKLRKNNVPVYAASYVEDMYVDYDFARDTAKLIKGTKTFETNVMYHSALRAKADEVLHQLFSLRDDVID, encoded by the coding sequence ATGTCTACACCCGAAATCTTATCTATCCCTTCTGCGGAGATCATTAGTAGCAGATCTCACATCGTGCCAGGACAATTGCACGTCACGGAGTTCTTCTTCAAAGTTCCTCTCGACTATACTGATACTGAAAGCGGTATATGCACCAAGCTCTTTGCTCGCCGAGTCAGAAAGCATGATGTTCCCATCTTCCCatccgatgacgatgataaagataaaaagtcCAAGTACGAACATGGAGAGGCTCCCAAACCATATATGGTCTATTTAGAGGGCGGCCCTGGCTTTGGCAATCGTGAGCCACAGGACCATCCCCTTACCAGTCACGCTTTATCCAGGGGCTACCAGCTGCTTCTGCTCGATCATCGTGGTGTCGGGCTGAGTTCACCAGTCTCTGCTGAGGTCCTCAAACAGTTTTCCCCAGATGTTAAAGCGCGTGCCAAGTTCCTCGGCCTTATGCGTCAAGACAACACAGTTCGTGACTGTGAGGCTGTCCGCAAGTGCCTTACTTCCTCGTGGCCTGCTTCCAAGCAGGCATGGTCCATTTTCGGACAATCGTATGGAGGATTTGTTTCTTTATCCTACCTTTCGATGCATCCAGAGGGCCTGCGCGAAGTCTTTCTCACTGGTGGCCTGGCCCCCGTGGGCAAGGAGCCTGATGCAGTGTATGAGGCTACTTTTCGCAGGGTCGTGGAACGTAACGAGCAGTACTATGAGAAATTCCCAGAAGATATAGAAAATGTCCGTCAAATTGCTGGTTTTATTGAAAGTCAAGGAGGGAAAATCCCACTACCTTCAGGAGGTGTCCTTACAGTCCCCCGTCTCTTGACTATGGGCATCTCCTTTGGAGGACACGGAGGCTTCGATTCAGTCCACTCCACAATTTTGACATTGAAAACCTCTCTGGACTTTTTCGGTTTCTTTACCAGGGCATCTCTAGCACCGCTAGAGGGCTGGACCCCATTTGATACAAACATAATTTATGCCATTCTCCACGAGGCCATCTATTGTGATGGTCCTGGCGTGGTATCGCGCTGGTCAGCAAACAGTGTTGGCAAATCTCTCGAAGCCTTTAGCTGGCTTAACAGCGATTTCTCTACTGCTTCGACTAGCGGACCCCTTTACTTTTCTGGTGAAATGATCTTTCCCTTTCACTTTGAGACATACCCAGAGCTCCAAATGCTTCGCGAGGAGGCTGAACTGATAGCCAATCGCGAGGATTGGCCTGCCCTGTACGATCAGGAGAAGCTTCGCAAGAATAATGTTCCCGTGTATGCTGCATCATACGTCGAGGACATGTATGTCGACTATGACTTTGCCAGAGACACAGCCAAGCTGATCAAGGGTACAAAGACCTTTGAGACGAACGTCATGTACCACTCAGCTTTGAGGGCAAAAGCAGATGAGGTTTTGCATCAGCTTTTTAGCCTGAGAGACGATGTTATTGATTAG
- a CDS encoding hypothetical protein (BUSCO:24500at5125), protein MAYLHLAHTLADAFNALADEVQTLTDRKTVLEHKLRFAHEQFQYLADKYAPAAPEIADTLAKLQIPPNTPLDNSLPVPLPLPSSYSSGSQHQLALVIRDGRRVANQLASLGEASKTTASSRETESQPSHVATSMSTALEQDFTVQGKKGHLQCPFSKPATASGSGAPDDDAQDTTPHHSADPICAAMYEESTSQQARTNVSSAIKCPIRYMDKHSPEEIAHYVETHKHELPRSHEVCLRRYQRDEDQKKIDSKYGDIVSMIEGLGQLHAPMLPEAEDDPNRPSDVAQPSNERVENWAQAVSVNSDPDHTQVPTQEDGDRQSHFDRPLKEVRVGESPSRPWGISIPVFELSGQDDDQQPLSPPPAPVCMPVSAQTTPSAQESTKKTPGKCPFDHTKLAAMGISMPSNHDASSVHISHQGQEHPGSLSPTKDDGGPPPPPPHQHTAPPQPAFINPDMIKGTNNGPQMIFTGPVFIGYPMEQAMQFMNQYRGNQ, encoded by the exons ATGGCATATCTTCATCTTGCGCATACGTTGGCAGATGCTTTCAACGCCCTTGCTGATGAAGTTCAGACCTTGACAGATCGGAAGACTGTCTTGGAGCACAAGTTACGCTTTGCTCATGAACAG TTCCAATATCTGGCTGACAAATATGCTCCGGCCGCGCCTGAAATAGCCGATACCCTGGCTAAGCTCCAGATACCTCCAAATACACCTCTTGATAATTCATTGCCTGTTCCTCTACCTCTGCCAAGCTCGTACAGCTCCGGCTCCCAACATCAGCTTGCCCTCGTCATCCGTGACGGACGTCGAGTAGCTAATCAGCTTGCCTCGCTAGGCGAAGCGAGTAAAACCACTGCCTCTAGCCGCGAGACTGAGTCGCAACCTTCCCACGTAGCCACCTCCATGTCGACCGCGCTAGAACAAGACTTCACGGTCCAAGGAAAGAAGGGCCATCTTCAATGCCCGTTCTCCAAGCCCGCCACGGCCAGCGGCTCTGGGGCCCCCGATGATGATGCGCAGGACACCACTCCGCACCACTCGGCGGACCCCATCTGCGCAGCCATGTACGAAGAATCTACATCTCAGCAAGCTCGCACAAATGTCTCATCGGCCATCAAGTGTCCCATTCGCTACATGGATAAGCACTCTCCAGAGGAGATCGCACACTATGTCGAGACGCATAAGCATGAACTCCCTCGCAGCCATGAAGTTTGCCTCCGCCGGTACCAGCGTGACGAAGATCAGAAGAAGATAGATTCTAAATATGGCGATATCGTGAGCATGATTGAGGGCTTGGGCCAGTTGCATGCACCCATGCTACCTGAAGCGGAGGACGATCCGAATCGACCAAGTGATGTCGCCCAGCCTTCTAACGAGAGGGTTGAGAACTGGGCACAGGCTGTTAGCGTAAACTCGGATCCCGACCACACTCAGGTGCCAACTCAGGAGGATGGGGACCGGCAAAGCCACTTCGACCGACCGCTCAAGGAAGTACGAGTAGGAGAGTCCCCTAGTAGACCGTGGGGAATATCGATTCCAGTCTTTGAGCTTTCAGGCCAAGACGATGACCAGCAGCCTCTATCACCACCACCGGCGCCAGTTTGTATGCCAGTCTCAGCTCAAACCACACCTAGCGCCCAAGAATCCACCAAAAAGACACCTGGCAAATGTCCGTTCGACCATACAAAGTTGGCAGCTATGGGCATATCTATGCCCTCGAACCATGATGCATCATCGGTACACATCTCAcaccaaggacaagaacatCCCGGATCCCTCTCGCCCACCAAGGACGACGGTGGccctcctccaccacctcCCCATCAACATACAGCACCACCTCAACCTGCTTTTATTAACCCTGATATGATCAAGGGGACAAACAACGGACCGCAGATGATTTTCACGGGGCCTGTATTCATTGGCTATCCAATGGAACAGGCGATGCAGTTCATGAACCAATACAGAGGAAATCAATGA
- a CDS encoding hypothetical protein (BUSCO:4897at5125) has product MKSMRGLMHTTSVQTTHENKTTFATTSIAGHKRSFSTTGDEHRIPPPAIRATVQFQRASSLPSAPTRISASRIVRLDERVGPSEYSQRVAIAATPTASRDPELDLSHPSYELPRQMVDNFASLGIKQIYPWQKSCLKGPGLLTGEKNLVYCAPTGGGKSLVADVLMLKRILQEKGTKALLVLPYVALVQEKVRWLRNVVQGLRFTPDTAIDDDKRIWRRRADENAVRVVGFFGGGKVRATWADFDIGVCTLEKANALVNTAIDDCSISKLRAVVLDELHMIDDDHRGYLLELMATKLLSLEQPVQIVGMSATLPNMDMMAKWLNGHCYETRYRPVPIEEHLVYDGNIYPAGSTSSLIKTAAQLNSRTTQTQAQTKPIRRIEPSTHKELRDPVLNAVVTLACETAIAGFGALVFAGSRGMCESDARWISRAMPAPHELRIDVVDRRMDLLGELRSLSTGLDPVLEETVLYGVAFHRKRNSLPLVSESNANHNRQRDLVAAAYDAGTLLVCVATCSLAAGQQEDALLEVISIRLATSHEAISDYFSKSLLSHTHDAQFVKKCIASSLEEIESMGFVTQDSLSMFTATQLGRAIVASAIDPDDGVFVHDELSRALQAFVMDGEMHILYTFTPVQESGVMVNWQVFRNEMEGLDESGLRVLRLLGIKPTTILKLAQGATLRETTQEEKQIARVHRRFYLALQLRDLCNEVPIHVVARKYDVPRGMVQNLSQTCQGFAAGMIKFCEQMSWGVMAAALDHFSDRLVAGARADLLALAKIPFIKSRTARVFWENGFRTVATIANADPTELLPILMQAQPNKIRLKGKDNEKYEEKLLVKAKVIADAASKIWKVQMQAEIDEE; this is encoded by the exons aTGAAGAGCATGCGAGGTTTGATGCACACAACCAGTGTCCAAACAACGCATGAGAACAAGACTACTTTCGCTACAACTTCTATCGCTGGACACAAAAGGAGCTTTTCAACTACAGGGGATGAACATAGAATACCTCCGCCTGCGATTCGTGCCACGGTTCAATTCCAACGAGCCTCTAGCCTTCCCTCGGCTCCTACCAGAATCTCGGCGAGCCGCATTGTTCGTCTAGATGAGCGAGTCGGGCCCTCTGAATATTCTCAGAGAGTAGCTATAGCTGCGACTCCTACTGCTTCTCGTGATCCTGAGCTTGATTTAAGCCATCCTTCATATGAATTACCACGGCAAATGGTTGATAATTTTGCTTCCCTTGGCATAAAACAGATATACCCATGGCAGAAATCGTGTCTCAAAGGGCCCGGACTCCTAACAGGGGAGAAAAACCTTGTATATTGTGCTCCAACCGGTGGTGGCAAATCCCTTGTGGCTGATG TGCTTATGCTCAAGAGAATATTACAAGAAAAGGGGACAAAGGCCCTTCTTGTATTGCCATATGTTGCATTGGTTCAAGAGAAAGTTCGCTGGCTTCGTAATGTGGTACAAGGGTTACGCTTTACTCCTGATACGGCTATCGATGATGACAAGCGCATCTGGCGTCGACGGGCTGATGAAAATGCAGTCCGTGTCGTGGGTTTCTTTGGGGGTGGCAAAGTTCGAGCGACTTGGGCCGACTTTGACATTGGTGTATGTACACTAGAGAAG GCAAATGCACTCGTGAATACGGCTATTGACGATTGTTCCATCTCTAAACTTCGCGCGGTTGTGCTCGATGAGCTACAtatgattgatgatgatcacCGAGGGTATTTGCTGGAGCTCATGGCGACCAAATTGCTCAGCCTCGAACAACCGGTGCAAATCGTTGGCATGAGCGCTACTCTCCCA AACATGGACATGATGGCTAAGTGGCTCAATGGACACTGTTACGAAACTCGGTATCGACCAGTTCCCATTGAGGAGCATCTCGTGTATGACGGCAACATTTATCCCGCAGGGTCTACAAGCAGTCTGATCAAGACGGCAGCACAACTCAATAGTCGGACTACACAAACACAGGCACAGACGAAACCTATCCGACGAATCGAGCCTTCTACTCACAAGGAACTGCGTGACCCGGTGCTAAATGCTGTAGTGACATTGGCTTGCGAGACTGCTATTGCTGGCTTCGGAGCCCTTGTCTTTGCTGGGAGCCGTGGTATGTGCGAGTCGGATGCACGGTGGATTAGTCGAGCCATGCCTGCGCCGCACGAACTTAGGATTGATGTTGTGGACAGAAGAATGGATCTATTGGGAGAGCTCCGCAGTCTCAGCACTGGACTTGATCCGGTGTTGGAAGAGACTGTGCTTTATGGAGTCGCCTTTCACCGTAAGCGAAACAGTCTGCCCCTAGTGTCCGAATCCAATGCTAACCATAACAGAC AGAGGGATCTCGTCGCGGCGGCTTACGATGCTGGAACATTGCTCGTTTGCGTCGCCACTTGTAGTCTGGCGGCTG GCCAGCAAGAAGA TGCTCTATTGGAGGTCATATCCATACGTCTAGCAACAAGCCATGAGGCCATCTCGGATTATTTCTCAAAATCGCTGTTGAGCCATACTCATGACGCCCAGTTTGTCAAGAAATGCATAGCCTCGAGCTTAGAGGAAATAGAATCCATGGGTTTCGTCACTCAGGATTCTTTGTCGATGTTCACAGCGACACAATTGGGGAGGGCCATTGTAGCCTCGGCCATCGACCCGGATGATGGTGTGTTTGTCCATGATGAACTCAGCCGAGCTCTCCAGGCGTTTGTCATGGATGGCGAAATGCACATATTATACACATTCACCCCTGTCCAAGAGTCTGGTGTCATGGTAAACTGGCAGGTATTCCGAAACGAAATGGAAGGTTTGGATGAGAGTGGTTTGCGGGTTTTGCGCCTCTTGGGTATCAAGCCTACGACGATTCTCAAGTT GGCCCAAGGCGCCACGCTTCGAGAAACCACACAGGAAGAGAAGCAGATAGCCCGAGTGCATCGACGCTTCTATCTAGCTCTTCAGTTACGTGATCTTTGCAATGAGGTGCCCATTCATGTTGTAGCACGCAAATATGACGTGCCTCGTGGAATGGTTCAAAACCTTTCGCAGACCTGTCAAGGTTTTGCTGCTGGAATGATCAAGTTCTGTGAACAAATGAGCTGGGG AGTGATGGCCGCGGCTCTTGACCATTTTTCGGATCGACTTGTGGCTGGTGCAAGAGCTGACTTGCTAGCTTTGGCGAAGATTCCCTTCATAAAAAGCCGGACAGC ACGTGTATTCTGGGAGAACGGTTTTCGTACAGTAGCAACAATCGCAAATGCAGATCCTACAGAGCTGCTGCCCATATTGATGCAG GCACAACCAAATAAGATCCGTCTCAAAGGGAAAGATAACGAGAAATATGAAGAGAAGTTACTCGTCAAGGCAAAGGTCATAGCTGACGCCGCAAGCAAGATCTGGA AAGTGCAAATGCAAGCGGAGATAGACGAGGAGTAA
- a CDS encoding hypothetical protein (BUSCO:2290at5125) produces the protein MQSIVTRLRSGSDFSPPQSSIPYTPRTLAHLGYFILAASAIKPSSRACLHTRFTTSRRCASDSLLDVMAQQNDSKVSDPDAQSVSDPMTTQSGLDSAAKDASADAASGYGTRSRNRNGSSRINYAEDRDIDADVYDYYHDKKDGDSKKTSRQSSAAVNSDAPRGGASSRKAVVDESKPAQSANAPKEQQSGSSNTASTTTQPPAASSQPTRKRKVAGTSAGSTNQATSTTSNTTKKATTSGTAAGISWPETNMLTFEDRKGQPVDGKMIADDGTVLEPNDHVYLVCEPPGEPYYLGRIMEFLHVQNDNSRPVEAIRINWYYRPKDIGRKSTDTRMVFATMHSDISPLTALRGKCQIHHKAEIPNMDAYRKTSDSFWYDKLYDRYIQKNYDLIPTRSIVNVPANVKKVLDERWKYVLVEQGRGKELTSAVKLCKRCTGYCASNDSVDCAVCQNTYHMNCVNPPLLKKPSRGFAWSCAACSRAQERKLEARNTPNVNDPTLDADDDEPMDEEDEEMQGVDTSRTSPEEGDHAPHEGTAEQKYQASLWPYRYLGMHCKPEDALDYDDRIHPRAATRIGPRNQATVLPWPGQPVEYVKPLEFKKNGKKDTKSKEALAAIEAEKISRVNRPKWVQDMPPGYTVRGEDYDENDPNCTAKPMWIPPPEDVIKEKEINQYMEKARGMAKDLGLPERSTNLQDVAADTLFHTGFDTKRALKALPEKDKAEFKEPELTPAEQKKFEEAVIKYGSELYLVRKHVKSMYYGMVTRYYYAWKKSERGMQVLENMAGRKGKKEAKRAEAAANKMADDVADNDDDSAFDTEKANQKKRGFVCQFCSTTSSRQWRRAPNPMSGVVNDGGSKNSNKDKGQERVVALCRRCAELWRRYAIRWEDMEEVAKKVAQSGGRAWKRKQDEELLKELQAAKEMGMMTPERAPTPSATPAAVLSTQEPPRKKLKSVPLDKDADNGHSDTASIAGSTASKKKDKSVERVAVPEMPKPRVLPCAVCGKLEPQGDQHLSCRECRLTVHRNCYGVMDNRSPEKWTCDMCLNDKNPQVSIRYKCVLCPHEYTEHDFVEQPKLTHHKKKMSEKDRERERLEVQQARKAADFYRKKQEDMNRPVNPREPLKRTADNNWVHVTCAVWTPEVKFGNAKALEPSEGIPSIPRARYNETCKVCDKIEGACVSCHQCRTPLHVECARQQGHILGFEISPVKGSRRDQVNVVTVNGESGTMSATVWCKEHAPTKTTVHHMHDTVDDSGLNALQLYVQNFKQADLTLTGTARKANLMANAAKLTGTAAQPGLRRSSTTTLPTNHQRNGETGDAASDPRQPGGKVCITCGVDVSPKWYPIDNSQERELTNGHYGTLGSEAQKFVEQRRFQCHKCRKAQPTAKAHPSRPSPAMPDGGPLPLAHEATISATAAPPLRSPPQMIAHREAHAAAYAWPAHGHPQSGPPAMQAPALVADHALGARPPAPHAYAAPPPHRPAYSDWGRPASQQSSPPPRHVNGGPPPPPIHNASPMSNLSSLRPPPVVGPAPPAPPPASHHGSHPSSPYTNGLPLSPRQLNGPAPPSRYAHPYQHHGRPSPPAHLPPPSLASRAPPPPPPIRDGYPRDMQLQRPPYPARTPQTSPPGSRNEPPPPQNRPASGASASPSLRNLLS, from the exons ATGCAATCTATTGTGACCCGGCTTCGTAGTGGTTCTGACTTCTCCCCCCCCCAG AGCTCTATACCTTACACGCCTCGCACTCTTGCCCACCTAGGCTATTTCATCCTCGCAGCTTCCGCCATCAagccatcatctcgggcATGCCTTCATACGCGATTCACCACATCTCGTCGTTGCGCAAGTGATTCTCTGCTGGATGTCATGGCACAACAAAAT GACTCCAAAGTCTCAGACCCAGACGCTCAATCTGTTTCCGACCCAATGACTACTCAATCAGGTTTGGATAGCGCGGCCAAGGATGCCAGCGCAGATGCAGCTTCTGGGTACGGCACTCGTTCTCGCAACAGGAACGGCTCATCGCGTATCAACTATGCTGAGGATAGGGATATTGATGCCGACGTTTATGATTATTATCATGACAAAAAAGACGGTGACTCCAAAAAGACGTCCCGTCAGTCCAGCGCTGCTGTGAACAGCGATGCGCCTCGTGGCGGTGCCAGTTCGCGCAAGGCTGTCGTCGACGAGTCAAAGCCAGCGCAATCTGCAAATGCCCCCAAGGAGCAACAATCGGGCAGCTCAAACACTGCTTCCACCACGACACAGCCGCcggctgcttcttcccaGCCTACACGGAAACGTAAGGTTGCAGGCACTTCAGCAGGTTCCACTAACCAAGCGACATCAACTACCAGCAACACAACAAAAAAAGCAACGACATCCGGAACAGCTGCCGGCATTTCGTGGCCCGAAACTAATATGTTGACTTTTGAAGACCGCAAAGGACAACCTGTTGATGGCAAGATGATAGCCGACGATGGCACTGTGTTAGAGCCAAATG ATCATGTGTACCTTGTCTGTGAGCCACCTGGGGAACCCTATTATTTGGGCCGCATCATGGAATTTCTTCATGTCCAGAATGACAACAGCAGGCCTGTGGAGGCAATCCGCATAAACTGGTACTACCGACCAAAAGATATTGGCCGAAAGTCCACAGACACACGCATGGTCTTTGCGACCATGCATTCTGACATTAGCCCGTTGACTGCGCTTCGCGGGAAATGTCAGATTCATCATAAAGCAGAAATACCAAACATGGATGCCTATCGCAAAACGTCCGACAGCTTTTGGTACGACAAGTTGTATGATCGGTATATCCAAAAGAATTACGACCTAATTCCGACGCGTTCCATTGTCAACGTTCCAGCCAACGTGAAAAAGGTGCTCGACGAACGCTGGAAGTACGTGCTAGTTGAACAGGGGCGTGGCAAGGAGCTCACTAGCGCCGTTAAGCTCTGCAAGAGATGCACAGGCTATTGCGCAAG CAACGACTCAGTTGACTGTGCCGTATGCCAAAACACATATCATATGAATTGTGTGAACCCGCCTCTATTGAAAAAGCCATCCAGAGGTTTTGCATGGTCATGCGCTGCCTGCAGTCGTGCACAGGAGCGAAAACTCGAGGCTCGCAATACTCCTAATGTGAATGATCCCACCCTGGAtgccgacgatgatgagCCAATGgacgaagaggatgaggagatgCAGGGGGTCGACACCAGCCGCACGAGTCCGGAAGAAGGAGACCATGCTCCCCATGAAGGCACTGCAGAGCAGAAATACCAGGCCTCGCTCTGGCCTTACCGGTACCTGGGAATGCACTGCAAACCTGAGGATGCTCTCGACTATGACGACAGAATTCATCCTCGCGCAGCTACGAGAATTGGCCCAAGGAACCAAGCGACAGTTTTGCCATGGCCAGGACAACCGGTAGAATACGTCAAGCCGCTTGAGTTCAAGAAGAATGGCAAAAAGGACACCAAGTCAAAGGAAGCATTAGCTGCGATTGAAGCCGAAAAGATCTCACGGGTGAACCGACCAAAATGGGTACAGGACATGCCTCCTGGATATACAGTCCGAGGCGAGGATTACGACGAGAATGACCCTAATTGCACCGCAAAACCCATGTGGATACCACCTCCAGAAGACGTCatcaaagagaaggaaatTAATCAATACATGGAAAAGGCCAGGGGAATGGCCAAAGATCTTGGTTTGCCAGAACGCTCAACGAATCTCCAGGATGTTGCTGCCGATACATTATTTCACACTGGATTTGACACGAAGCGTGCCCTCAAAGCTCTTCCCGAAAAGGACAAGGCAGAATTCAAAGAGCCGGAGTTGACACCAGCAGAACAAAAGAAATTCGAGGAAGCTGTTATTAAATACGGTTCTGAGCTTTATCTCGTAAGGAAGCATGTTAAATCTATGTACTACGGCATGGTAACCCGCTACTACTATGCTTGGAAGAAATCAGAACGCGGGATGCAGGTCCTAGAAAACATGGCTGGTCGAAAGGGAAAGAAAGAGGCGAAACGAGCAGAAGCCGCCGCCAACAAGATGGCTGACGACGTTGCAGACAACGACGACGACTCTGCCTTTGATACCGAGAAGGCGAACCAGAAAAAGCGAGGATTTGTGTGTCAATTCTGTTCGACAACTTCATCCAGGCAATGGAGACGAGCCCCGAACCCTATGTCTGGTGTTGTCAACGACGGTGGCTCTAAAAATTCGAACAAGGACAAAGGCCAGGAACGGGTGGTCGCACTGTGCCGCCGATGCGCCGAACTTTGGCGACGTTATGCTATTCGATGGGAGGACATGGAAGAAGTGGCCAAGAAGGTGGCACAGTCAGGTGGCCGAGCTTGGAAGCGCAAGCAAGACGAAGAACTTCTCAAGGAACTGCAAGCCGCAAAGGAGATGGGCATGATGACGCCAGAACGTGCGCCAACCCCTTCAGCGACGCCAGCAGCTGTTCTCAGCACACAAGAACCGCCAcggaagaagctcaagagtGTACCCTTGGATAAAGACGCAGACAACGGCCACTCTGATACTGCCAGCATAGCCGGCTCTACTGCATCTAAAAAGAAGGACAAGAGTGTGGAAAGAGTCGCAGTTCCTGAGATGCCAAAGCCTCGGGTTCTACCTTGTGCAGTCTGTGGTAAATTGGAACCCCAAGGAGATCAGCACCTGTCATGTCGAGAATGCCGCTTGACAGTACATCGCAACTGCTACGGTGTCATGGACAATCGAAGTCCCGAAAAATGGACATGCGACATGTGTTTGAACGATAAGAACCCTCAGGTCTCGATTCGTTACAAATGCGTTCTGTGTCCTCACGAGTACACAGAACATGATTTCGTGGAACAACCAAAACTGACACATCACAAAAAGAAAATGTCAGAGAAAGACCGCGAGAGAGAACGTTTGGAGGTCCAGCAAGCTCGAAAAGCTGCCGACTTTTACCGCAAGAAGCAGGAGGACATGAACCGACCAGTCAACCCTCGGGAGCCACTAAAGAGAACTGCTGACAACAATTGGGTTCATGTTACTTGCGCTGTTTGGACCCCAGAAGTCAAGTTTGGCAACGCCAAGGCATTGGAGCCCTCAGAGGGAATCCCTTCAATCCCTAGAGCCCGATACAATGAGACTTGTAAAGTCTGCGACAAGATTGAAGGTGCCTGTGTCTCTTGTCATCAGTGTCGCACCCCGC TACATGTGGAATGCGCACGACAACAGGGCCATATTCTTGGGTTCGAAATTTCACCTGTGAAAGGCTCTCGGAGAGACCAGGTCAACGTTGTAACCGTCAACGGAGAGAGTGGCACCATGTCAGCGACCGTGTGGTGCAAGGAACATGCCCCTACCAAGACTACTGTTCATCACATGCACGACACTGTGGACGACTCGGGACTTAACGCTCTGCAACTCTATGTTCAAAATTTCAAGCAAGCCGACCTCACTTTGACAGGCACCGCTCGCAAGGCCAACCTTATGGCGAATGCAGCCAAACTGACCGGTACAGCGGCTCAGCCTGGTCTACGAAGATCTTCAACAACTACTCTGCCTACAAACCACCAACGTAACGGCGAGACGGGAGACGCTGCCTCGGATCCCAGACAACCAGGAGGAAAGGTTTGCATTACTTGTGGTGTCGATGTCAGCCCGAAATGGTACCCGATTGATAATTCACAAGAACGCGAACTCACCAATGGCCACTACGGCACACTTGGAAGCGAGGCACAAAAATTTGTGGAACAAAGGCGTTTTCAGTGTCACAAGTGTCGCAAAGCCCAACCGACTGCGAAAGCGCACCCGTCACGACCATCGCCTGCCATGCCAGACGGCGGTCCGCTGCCCCTGGCTCACGAAGCAACTATATCAGCCACTGCGGCACCCCCTCTACGTAGTCCGCCACAGATGATTGCTCATCGTGAAGCGCATGCTGCCGCTTATGCCTGGCCAGCTCATGGTCATCCCCAGTCAGGACCTCCAGCAATGCAAGCGCCTGCGCTTGTCGCTGATCATGCCCTTGGAGCTCGGCCACCAGCTCCTCATGCCTATGCAGCGCCACCACCTCATCGACCGGCATACAGTGATTGGGGCCGACCTGCAAGCCAGCAGAgctcgcctcctcctcgacatGTAAATGGAGGGCCCCCTCCCCCGCCTATTCATAATGCATCGCCGATGTCGAATTTGTCTTCCCTGCGACCACCGCCTGTAGTCGGGCCTGCACCGCCTGCACCACCACCTGCGAGCCATCACGGGAGCCACCCTTCATCGCCGTACACTAATGGATTACCTCTATCTCCTCGGCAACTCAACGGACCGGCACCTCCATCACGATACGCTcatccctatcaacaccatggGCGACCTAGCCCTCCAGCACACCTTCCACCACCGAGCTTGGCGAGTAGAGCGCCGCCTCCTCCCCCGCCAATCAGAGATGGATACCCTCGTGATATGCAACTACAAAGACCCCCATACCCTGCTCGTACTCCTCAAACGAGCCCGCCTGGCTCTCGAAACGAACCCCCACCTCCCCAGAATCGACCAGCAAGCGGAGCAAGTGCTAGCCCTTCGCTACGAAACCTCTTGTCGTAG